The Chrysemys picta bellii isolate R12L10 chromosome 3, ASM1138683v2, whole genome shotgun sequence DNA window GCGCACCGATACGTAGTTGTAGACAGGTCTCCCATCCACATCACGGAAGCGGTAGCGGCGGGCGAGGTCTGGGGTGAGCAGCACCTTGCCGCTGTGGCACATGATGGCGGGATCGGACGCCAGGCCCACCACGCACTTGCCACTCACTTCTGGGCTCTCCGAATTGCCAATCATCTTCTGCAGCTGCACGACCCACGGGCCTGAGCCCTCGGCTTCCTTCAGCACTGCCTCAGTGCGGACGAGACCGGGCCACAGCGTCACACAGGCCACGCCGTAGGGGCGCAGCTCGAGGGCACAGTCGGCGGCCAGGCGGTCGCAGGCGGCCTTGCCCACGCCATAGGGCACATTGAACATGTAGCGCAGGCCACCGGGCGAGGAGATGACGACAATGAGGCCGCGCCCGGCTGGCACCATGAGGCGGGCAGCGTAGTGGGCGCAGAGGTAGTGGCCCCGCAGGCCCGCATTGTTGATCTGGTCCCAGAAGGAGGCCGGGCTCTCCCAGAAGGGCAGCCCCAGCTCGGCGGCGATGGCATCCACCCCGGAGAAGGCGTTGGTCACCAGCACGTCCAGCCGCCCGCCGTCCGCCTGCTGCAGCCGCTCGAACAGCGCCGCCACCTCCTCCTCCCGCGACGAGTCGCACACCACGGGCACGCAGCGCCCGCCCCGGGCCGACACCTCCGCCGCCGCCCGGACCAGCGGTTCCCGCTGCCGGCCCGTGATGTACACGGTGGCGCCGGCCTCCGACAGCTGCAGCGCGATGCCCTTCCCTATGCCCCGCGAGGCGCCGGTCACCAGGCACACCCGGCCCGCGAGCCGCCCGCCGCCGGACATGCCGCTGCCGCGGGAGGGCGCTGGCCGGAGTCGGCCGAGAGGCGGTGCGGCTGCACCACAAGCCGGGGAGAGCCGCGGCCACTGCAGCCCGGATAAATCCCGCCCCTGCCTTCTACTCTCCCGCGATGCAGCTGGGGACACGCCGGAAGTTTCCGGCCCGGATGAGTCTCCCCCGCCTGCAGCTAGACGCCGCCCCGCCCCGCTTACAAAAGGGGAGCGGCCCCTGCGCTGGAGACACCGCTTTGCTCACGCCAGGCCCGTCGCCCCTGGCGCCGGAGCACGGCTGGGGGATGCTAGGATCACCCCTCTGCTATCTTCCCTTCACTGTCTGCACGGGGACGGGACAATATGGCTCCGAGTCAGAGTCCAGCCACCCAGAGCTCTTTGCAGGAATACTGCCCCTCCCGTCAGCACACTAGCTGCGCCGTCACACCACGATTGAATACAGCGGACCGTGAAACACTCGTATTAGGCAAGGCTCTAGAGGCAGGACTGGAACCCATCCAACACGTCTTTTGAAAGGAGTGCCAGCTGTGAGTTAATCCTTTGCTCCAATTTTACTAGCGCTTCTGAGCTCcacctttgaatttttttttctgcaacacTGATTCATGGTGAAGCAGCAGCTCCACATGTACAGTGCATGACCCTCACCATATGGTACAACTCCTCACCTCTAAGACATCATCATGAATATAGAAGAACAAGAACTTTGCAACTGTTAAGGCAGTTATAAATAACATAGATACACATAGCCCCATAGGGTTGCTCCTATACAGAAAGGGTGGTAGAGTAGATACTAATAAAAACTGGTGGAAGAGTAAATAAGAGCCTTGATGAGTCATACAGCAGTGACACATTGCAGTTACAACCTTGTAGTACTATTCCCATCCAGAGCAAGTCACTATAATCTTCCATACTCCAGTAAATTGACCAGATTCCCCACTTTATTATCCTACAGGGCTAACATAAGGCCCAACCTTATATTCCTGCAGCGTATAGAGTACACAATCATGaagcctataaatatttattaaaaaattagCAGGACAAACTTATTTTTTTGGCAAGATATAAGTAAAGATGCTCAAAAATATTAACACATTATAAATAAGATGATTGAAAAGCTGTCTAAATGCATTTAAAGTTTCACATCCACTGAGTTCCAGAGAAAAGTAGCAAATAGGCCCTTCTTTAAGGAATCCTCGCTGCTGTGAACACTTGAGAAGCCTGGCAgcgaaccttaaaaaaaaaaaaaaaatttagatgCATTCAGAGAACAAAAATATCACTTAATAATGCTCACACTTACATAAAGTATATGTTAAGTAATTTCAAAACAGTATTATAAATTAGTTATAATTTTTTTTGAAGTATTAAATAACTTTAACCTAGAGTTAAAGTTACCTATttctttccattataaaccttgtttgcagttgcttataactttaccaaactttaGACATTCACGGTGAAgtttttccatgctgggtgtctacCTTAGGCTGACGGTTTAAATTTCAGCTGAAAGAATGAGATTAGGGAAGTAGTTATTTTACCTATACTAAAAAATTCATATAACTGTTTTGTTGAGAAGCTCTAACACCTTCATGTGGAGGGGGTCACCTGGTGTCAAGGATGTGTCTTTTGTCAAGGATGATTGCCCAAAAAGTTCaccccaaatttggccaagttataaacctctgaaaaattTGTTTGGATGTGCTCAGCAGAGGCCTATTAGAATTCTAAATCCATGGAGCACTGCatcattaatggtctggatgatgggatggactgcaccctcagcaagttcgtggatgacactaaactggggagagaggtagatatgctggagggtagggacagggtccagagtgacctagacaaattggataattgagccaaaagaaatctgatgaggttcaacaaggacaagtgcagagtcctgcacttaggatggaagaatcccaggcactgctacaggctggggaccgactggctaagtggcagttctgcagaaaagaacctggggattaagTGGACAAAaagttgaatatgagtcaacatatTGCTTTGTTGCCtaaaaggctaacagcatattgtcctgcattagtaggagcactgccagcagatcgagggaagtgattattcccctctattcggcactggtcaggccacatctggagtactgcatccagtcccccccacagaaaggatgtggacaaattggggaaagtccagcaaagggcaacaaaaattattagggggctgtggcacatgacttatgaggaaaccctgagggaactgggcttatttagtctgcagaagagaagaatgagggggaatttgaaagcaacctttaactacctgaagggggggttccaaagaggatggagctcggctgttatCAGTGGCGGCAAATGAcagaaggagcaatggtctcaagttgcagtgggagaggtctaggttggatattaggaaaaactatttcactaggaggatggtaaagcactggactgggttacctagggaggtggtagaatctccatccttagaggtttttaaggcccggcttgacaaagccctggctgggttgatttagttggggttggtcctgctttgagcagggggttagactagatgacctcctgagatctctcccaaccctaatcttctatgatttggGCTGAAGCATGATCAGTATATGGCTGCATGGACTGAACAGAACTTTCCCTGTAATTGCTCCGCCAACACTTCTGAGAACTGCTGTGTCTGGCAATAGAATTCAGCAGAGACAGTGTCTCCTAAGCAATCAATATTGCCACTGTTGGGCAGGATAGAGGAGAAAGCAACCTGACTGGAATGCAGAGGGGCAGGGGAATGGACCTAAAGGAtgaagagcagcagagggagagggggaaagggacaGACAGGAGACACAGGGGAAAAACAGTCTAGTCTAACCACTGAGtacactcccctccagaaccaGGAAGTGAACCTAGGCGTCATGAGACTATATTTCTCTGCTGTCAGCCAATACCAGTGTGAAATATGCTGGTGATGTGTGTCTCATCCCCCACTGgtttacatataaaacaataacCTATTGCTACAGCCTTAATCTTAGTGTAGACAAGATCTAACTAAATTCTCTTTGCAGTTTCAATTGGGTATGGTATTCTTTGTTTCTGAGAAGAGCTCAGTATTTCTTTTGGAGAAAATGCTGTATACATGTAAAGTATTATGTACATACACAAAGCTGCAAGCTTCACAAAACTGATTTAGGAAACTGTTTTTAAGAATAGTAGAATTAGTATATATATTTTGGTCTTGAATATTCCTTTAATTAGAATTACAAGAACTTGAACCACATGAGTATAAGAATATATACTAAAGTGTTTTAAAGATCTTACTTTTATTAGTGAAGAATAAATAGATGGGCGTTTTGTTTTGGGGTATTTTGCTGGAGTGTAGGGTGAGGAAAGATGAAAAAAAGATCACAACACACCCAGATTATCAACTGTATATATCCAGAGTGGTTAAGACAAAAGGTTAATTCTATTATGTTTCTGTGTACAGAAACTTTTCTTGAATACTTACAACTTTCTCCTCTGGTGAGAGCTCGCCATCTACAGCCACTATTTGGTACTGCTTATCTTTTAAGCTACCCACAAATTTCCGAAGTAGTTTGAGACTGGTATCATCATTGCTTTGTTTTAACAGTTTCTGCATTTCTTGTGATGGACATCCTGGGTCAAATATTAGTAAACATAATGTTCTATTCTTCCTCTCTTCTATGCCAACAATAGTACGGCTATGCcctaatttcaaaacaaaataatgaCAGTTAAAAACTCGCATCAGGTACTAGGACTTCTTTTATCCCTTTATTGCTACAAGTCCTTTG harbors:
- the DHRS1 gene encoding dehydrogenase/reductase SDR family member 1; the encoded protein is MSGGGRLAGRVCLVTGASRGIGKGIALQLSEAGATVYITGRQREPLVRAAAEVSARGGRCVPVVCDSSREEEVAALFERLQQADGGRLDVLVTNAFSGVDAIAAELGLPFWESPASFWDQINNAGLRGHYLCAHYAARLMVPAGRGLIVVISSPGGLRYMFNVPYGVGKAACDRLAADCALELRPYGVACVTLWPGLVRTEAVLKEAEGSGPWVVQLQKMIGNSESPEVSGKCVVGLASDPAIMCHSGKVLLTPDLARRYRFRDVDGRPVYNYVSVRNILVMLMPRLTCLFRLIPECVSIPKWALTLYSSKFSVYPPLQTAPKPGKNI